AGGGTTGTGATTCGGCCGCCGTATGTGGGTTTCTACCGTTAGTCCCGATGAACCTTCCACGTGAACAGGCTCTCGGAGGCGTAATTGACAAAAAAGCCGGCGCCGATCCCGATCACGTTCGCGAGCAGGTACATGACGTCGAACAGGATCACCAGTCCCCAGTACACCGCGAGCGTAACCAGGAACCCGCCGAACCGGACCACGTACGATCGCGAGAGCCGAACAGCCAGCGCTCGCGGCGACATATCGCCGAACGTCGCGAACGTCCACGCCTCGTTGATCGCGAAGATGACCGCGATCGCGATCGCCCAGGCGACGACTTTCGCGAGGACGAATCCGGCGTCGGCCAGTTCGACGAGCATCAGGAGGACGCCGTTGTCGACGATCGCGCCGACGCCCCCCACGCCGGCGAACTGGCTGAACCTGCTCGCCGATAGCAGCGCCCGAAATCGCGTTCGGATGGCGTCGGCGAGCGAATCACTCATCGTCGTGGGTCCGATCTCGCGGTGAGCGCGTCCGACGACGCTCCAGGGCTTCGATCACTGTCTGTGCGTCCGATCGACGGTTTGCGATCGCCGTGTGGAACCGATCGCCCCGGAGGTGCTTCGCCCGGTGGCGCGCCCGGCAGAGGCCGGTCGCGAGGTCTCGGGTCGCCCAGATCGACGACACGGTCGACTCCGGGTCGTCCGCCCACGTCACCGGCACCTCGCTGATGCGATAGTCCAGCGCGTCGACGAGGGCGAGGAGTTCCACGTCCCACGCGAACCCCCGCTCGCGAAGCCGGTCACTGACGTCGGCCCACGCGGCCGCGTCGATCGCCTTCGCACCGCACTGGTAATCCGTCACCGAGACGGCGAGGAGTCGGCAGGCGAGCCACGCGAACGCGTCGCCGAGCAGCCGACGGCGTGCCGACTGCCGGGTGACGACGTCGGCGTCGGGATGGCGACGCGATCCGACCGCGAGATCCGTCCGCCCGCCACGAACCCGATCGACGATCGCACCGACGGAGTCGACGGCCGTGCTGCCGTCGGCGTCGACGAATGCGCGAACGTCAGTCTCGAGCGCACAGAAACCCGCGGTGATGGCACCGCCTTTTCCGCGACGCTCGTCGACCGCGTTGACGGACGCGGGGAGCCCCTCGAGTCGATCGCGCGTGCTGGCGGTCGGATCGTCGAGTTCGACCCGGATCGTCTCGAGGTCGAGACGGCGATCGAGTTCGCGGACGTAAGCGCGGAGCGCGTCGACGTTCGGACGGAATGCGGGCACGACGAGACCGACCGTCCGGCTCATTCGTACGTCACCCTCTAACTACGGGACGAAAAACGTTCGGAGACCGACCGCTGGCTGGCGGGCCTTATATCGCGAGGTCGCCTCTCGGCCGAACGACCTCGACGGCGTCCGCGTCGACTCGATCGACGTCAAGGAAGTGGGGCTGGAAGTTCCGCTTCTCGAAGTCCTCGAACTCGTCGTCGGTGCCGACGGTACACCAGAGCTGGACCTCTTCGGGGCCGTGGTACTCGCCGTTGCGATTGATCGCGAAACAGACCACTTCGGTCCCGTCGTACTCGATGACGGCACCTTTCCGGATTCCGGGGTCCCCGTGAATGATGAGCTGCTTCATGGCGGCGAATTCTCCCGAGAGGGGAGTAAGCGTTTCGGAGTCCGGGCCGCCACGAGCGGCGACGATCGGCTGGTTAGCCGTTCGCGATCGAACGGTATCGTGTGAGCTCGCGGGTGTCGAACCGCCCTCGCAGTGACGGCGAGCGCGCCGATGATCATCGGCGTGCGCCGAGCGTTCGCATCCACAGCAGCGTCCGGGCGTGCGATTGGTCGTCGAACTCGAGGCCCCGGCGGCGGCGTACCCGTCCCGGTAGACGGTGCCTATCGTAACGACTGAACCTGTTCACACCGATCGCATAGCCGTCGTGCGATCGGGTGTGCACTGACTGTCAGTAGCTACTACACCTGCAGGACCCCACTGGCAGCAACGACGTGACACGGGGCCAGCGTCCGGTCACGGGACTGGCGGTCGTATGCAACACGGACGTCTCCGACCGGCCGCCCGCGACGAACCAAACGGGTTTTAAACGGCGCTGTCTTAGCCCACGCCAAGTGAGATAACCATGCAGATGCCACGCCGATTCAACACCTATTGCCCCCACTGTAACGAACACCACGAACACGAAGTCGAGAAGGCCCGATCGGGTCGTTCCTCCGGGATGAAGTGGGACGCTCGCCGAACCCGACGCAACACCGCGAGCATCGGGAACTCCGGTCGCTTCTCGAAAGTGCCCGGTGGCGAGAAGCCGACCAAGAAAACCGACCTCAAGTACCGCTGCAGCGAGTGTGGAAAGGCCCACCTCCGCGAGGGATGGCGCGCCGGCCGACTCGAGTTCCAGGAGTGATCACCATGTCAGGAAACTTCTACAGCGTCCGCTGCAGTGACTGCGAGAACGAGCAGGTCGTCTTCGGCAAGGCCGCCACGGAGGTCTCGTGTGCCGTCTGTGGCACGACCCTCGCCCGGCCGACCGGCGGGAAGGCCGAGATCGAGCACGAAGTACTCGAAACAGTCGAGTCACGATGAAATACAGCGGCTGGCCCGATCCCGGCGAACTCGTCGTCGGCAAGATCGACGAGATCGAAGACTTCGGCGTCTTCGTCGATCTCGAGGAGTACGAAGACAAGCGCGGCCTGATCCACATCTCCGAGGTCGCGAGCGGCTGGATCAAGAACGTCCGCGATCACGTCCGCGAGGGTCAGATCGTCGTCTGCAAGGTCTTAGACGTCGACGAGGGCTCCCAGCAGATCGACCTCTCGCTGAAAGACGTCAACGATCACCAGCGCTCGGAGAAGATCCAGCAGTGGAAAAACGAGCAGAAGGCCGACAACTGGATGAGCCTCGCACTCGGCGAGGAGATCGACGACGAGGACTACACCGCGATCGCCAACGAACTGATCGCTGCCCACGGAAGCCTCTACGAGGGCTTCAAACAGGCCGCGATCCACGGCGAAGAAGCCCTCGAGGACACCGATCTCGACGAGGACGAGATCGACTCGATCGTCGACACGGCACGCGAGAACGTCTCGGTACCGTACGTCAACGTCACCGGCTACGTCGACCTCGAGAACCCCTCGCCGAGCGGCGTCGACGGGATCCGCGAGGCCCTCGCGGCCGCCGAAGGCAACGGCGAGGTCCCCGAGGAAGTCGACCTCGACGTCAGCTACGTCGGCGCACCCGAGTACCGCATCGAGGTGCAGGCCCCGAACTACAAGACCGCCGAGTCCCAGCTCGAGGAGAGTGCGCGGCGCGCGATAGCCGCGATCGAGCAGCAGGGTGGTGAGGGCGAGTACCATCGCGAACGCCGGACCGACGACGAGTAACGAGCGATGAAATCCGACATCCGGGTGTGTTCGGCGTGGCGCGAGACCCACGATCGCCCGGTGTACACCCTTTCTGACAGCTGTCCGAAGTGCGGAGCCGACGCCGAGAACAGCGCGCCGGCCCCGTTCGATCCCGCCGATCCGTACGGCAAGTACCGACGGTCTCTTAAACGTCGCCGGCGCTGATACGGTATGGACGAACTCGAGATCGACGCAGTCGCCGAAGTCGACCTCACCGATCCCGTCCTCGTCGAGGGGTTGCCTGGTGTGGGTCACGTCGGAACGCTCGCCGTCGAACACCTGCTCGAGGAACTCGAAGCCGAGAGTACGCTCGTGCGTCGGGTCTACTCCCGCGAGTTCCCACCGCAAGTGAGCGTCGAGGACGGGGTCTCGGAACTCACGTGTGCCGAGATATACGCCGTCTCGGTCCCCGACGGCCGCGACATGCTCTTGCTGACGGGAGACCACCAGGCGCAGACGAACGAGGGCCACTACCTGTTGACCGACGCCTTCCTCGACATCGCCGCGGAGTTCGGCGCGACGGTGGCGTACGCGCTCGGCGGCGTGCCGACGGGTGAACTCATCGAGGAGTACGCCGTCGTCGGTGCGGTCAACGACGAGTCGCTGCTCGAAACCCACGAGGACGCCGGCGTCGAGTTCCGCGAGGACGAACCGGCCGGCGGGATCGTCGGCGTGTCGGGACTGCTGCTCGGACTGGGCGAGCGGCGTGGCTTCGACGGGGTCTGCCTGATGGGCGAAACCAGCGGCTACCTCGTCGATCCGAAGAGTGCCCGCGCCGTCCTCGAGGTGCTCGAAGCCGTGCTCGGCTTCGAACTCGATTACGAGACGCTCGACGAGCGCGCCGACGAGATGGAGGAGGTCGTCGGCAAGATCCAGGAGATGGAACAGCAACAGGCGATGGACGTCCCGACCGACGACGACCTGCGCTACATCGGGTAACGACCACGCTCGACGGTCCAGGACCGTCGCCGATCGTGTTCGTGTCGAGCGTGCCCGTCGGCGGACGCCGATCGTCGACGGCAGTGACGGCATCGACGCAGAATCAGGTCCTTCCGTCGAACTCGATAGCCGAGACGCCAGGAGCGATCGTTCTCGAGCGCGACGGGCCCCGGAATCGTCCAGCGTCCGGGCGGGTCAGTCCTCGAGCACTTCGTAGGAGACGCCGGCGTCCCGGAGCGTGTCGGTGATCCGTCCGACCTCGTCGGTCGTCGTGACGGCGGTCACGTGGAGGCCGCGCTCGGCCCCCTCGGCCGCGACCTCGCCGGCCGCGAACGTGACGATCGGATCGACGTCGGCCCGTCGACAGGCGACGACGGCCTCGACGCCAGCGGCGACGACGCGATCGTCGTCGTCACAGTGTCGGGTGATAGTCGAATCGTCGACTGCCCGGCTTCCGCCGGAGCGGACCGTCGGGACCTGCAACACGGTCACGGAGCCGGGTTCGAGGTCCATGACGCCCTCGAAGCTGGTGACGCCGACGTCGGTCCCCGCCTCCGCGTCGGTCGTCGCGACGCCGGTCGCGGGCCCCTCGTCGCCCGGACTCGCGTGGAGCAGGCCGTCCTCGACGAACAGAGAGACGGTCTCGCCCTCCTCGATGTCGTCGGTGGCGATGTAGGCGGCCTCGCTCATCGCCCCGAGGACGTCGCCGGTGACGTGGTCGGCGAACCGGCGAACGTCGTCTGCGGCGCGAAAGAGCCAGTCGACGCCTTCGTTCGTGACGC
The nucleotide sequence above comes from Halosolutus halophilus. Encoded proteins:
- a CDS encoding translation initiation factor IF-2 subunit alpha, with product MKYSGWPDPGELVVGKIDEIEDFGVFVDLEEYEDKRGLIHISEVASGWIKNVRDHVREGQIVVCKVLDVDEGSQQIDLSLKDVNDHQRSEKIQQWKNEQKADNWMSLALGEEIDDEDYTAIANELIAAHGSLYEGFKQAAIHGEEALEDTDLDEDEIDSIVDTARENVSVPYVNVTGYVDLENPSPSGVDGIREALAAAEGNGEVPEEVDLDVSYVGAPEYRIEVQAPNYKTAESQLEESARRAIAAIEQQGGEGEYHRERRTDDE
- a CDS encoding 50S ribosomal protein L44e, which encodes MQMPRRFNTYCPHCNEHHEHEVEKARSGRSSGMKWDARRTRRNTASIGNSGRFSKVPGGEKPTKKTDLKYRCSECGKAHLREGWRAGRLEFQE
- a CDS encoding glycosyltransferase, yielding MSRTVGLVVPAFRPNVDALRAYVRELDRRLDLETIRVELDDPTASTRDRLEGLPASVNAVDERRGKGGAITAGFCALETDVRAFVDADGSTAVDSVGAIVDRVRGGRTDLAVGSRRHPDADVVTRQSARRRLLGDAFAWLACRLLAVSVTDYQCGAKAIDAAAWADVSDRLRERGFAWDVELLALVDALDYRISEVPVTWADDPESTVSSIWATRDLATGLCRARHRAKHLRGDRFHTAIANRRSDAQTVIEALERRRTRSPRDRTHDDE
- a CDS encoding RNA-protein complex protein Nop10, producing the protein MKSDIRVCSAWRETHDRPVYTLSDSCPKCGADAENSAPAPFDPADPYGKYRRSLKRRRR
- a CDS encoding MarR family transcriptional regulator, with product MVDVLDNKRAATRFRILVQIAERQPAVSQGEIAEEVGVTSQAVSEYIRELVDDGLVEKEGRSRYRVTNEGVDWLFRAADDVRRFADHVTGDVLGAMSEAAYIATDDIEEGETVSLFVEDGLLHASPGDEGPATGVATTDAEAGTDVGVTSFEGVMDLEPGSVTVLQVPTVRSGGSRAVDDSTITRHCDDDDRVVAAGVEAVVACRRADVDPIVTFAAGEVAAEGAERGLHVTAVTTTDEVGRITDTLRDAGVSYEVLED
- a CDS encoding proteasome assembly chaperone family protein, producing MDELEIDAVAEVDLTDPVLVEGLPGVGHVGTLAVEHLLEELEAESTLVRRVYSREFPPQVSVEDGVSELTCAEIYAVSVPDGRDMLLLTGDHQAQTNEGHYLLTDAFLDIAAEFGATVAYALGGVPTGELIEEYAVVGAVNDESLLETHEDAGVEFREDEPAGGIVGVSGLLLGLGERRGFDGVCLMGETSGYLVDPKSARAVLEVLEAVLGFELDYETLDERADEMEEVVGKIQEMEQQQAMDVPTDDDLRYIG
- a CDS encoding 30S ribosomal protein S27e; the encoded protein is MSGNFYSVRCSDCENEQVVFGKAATEVSCAVCGTTLARPTGGKAEIEHEVLETVESR
- a CDS encoding HAH_0734 family protein, which gives rise to MKQLIIHGDPGIRKGAVIEYDGTEVVCFAINRNGEYHGPEEVQLWCTVGTDDEFEDFEKRNFQPHFLDVDRVDADAVEVVRPRGDLAI
- a CDS encoding GtrA family protein; the protein is MSDSLADAIRTRFRALLSASRFSQFAGVGGVGAIVDNGVLLMLVELADAGFVLAKVVAWAIAIAVIFAINEAWTFATFGDMSPRALAVRLSRSYVVRFGGFLVTLAVYWGLVILFDVMYLLANVIGIGAGFFVNYASESLFTWKVHRD